In Brassica napus cultivar Da-Ae chromosome A3, Da-Ae, whole genome shotgun sequence, the sequence atctaccagtgtttcaaaaaaaaaaaactaccaaTTTCTGGGACTGCTATTATCACCATCAAATTTTAGACCCACAGCTGATCCAAAATCGtaaagacaaaagaaaattaattacatCTTTAACAAGAAACATTATCACATGGCCATCAAATCTAGCCGCCACTAACGGTAACGGCGTTGAGTGTTTTTCAcacaaaaaaactatttgacaggaaaaaatatattcttctcatctaaaataattagaaatagaGGCAAAGACAGATAAGTGAAAAGTCAAGCATCACTAGTCAACGTTTGATAAacctcttctctttcttcttctccttcgtttCTCCTCCTTCTCACATATCTCTCTTTCTTCGTAAAGGTACCTCTTTCGCAATCTCTCTGGACTAGCTTCTCTCATGGCAGTAAGTCTCTTGAAACTACGATCTATGTAATTATTAATCAACTCCGATTTGCTAGATAAGAAAAATAGGAGTTTCCATATCTGTACTGACAAGGAAACTGCAAAGAGATCTTGTCTTGTTGCTATCTTGTTCTGTAATGGTCGTTATTCCGATTCTACCCTTTTGTTTGTTGAGCTGAtttgaattgttttattttcattattattgCTGCAAAGGAGCGTTCGAATGTTCCCAAGTTTGGAAACTGGGAAGGTGAGGAGAATGTTCCTTACACAGCCTACTTTGAGAAAGCGCGTAAAGGACGCGCTCCAGGCGGTAGAGTGACGAACCCGAACGACCCGGAATATAACTCGGATTCGCAGTCTCAAGCTCCTTCGAGAACCAGACCCGAGGAAGTTGACCCGGTTAGAAAGTCGCGTGAAGTGACGAGAAGCCGAGAAGAGAGCGAGTTGAAGCagtttggtggtggtggtggtgatggtaGTGGTTCATCAAACGAGAAAAGACAAGGAAGGTCTTCTCAGAACAATAGCTACGATAAG encodes:
- the LOC106361803 gene encoding RPM1-interacting protein 4; its protein translation is MAERSNVPKFGNWEGEENVPYTAYFEKARKGRAPGGRVTNPNDPEYNSDSQSQAPSRTRPEEVDPVRKSREVTRSREESELKQFGGGGGDGSGSSNEKRQGRSSQNNSYDKSPLHKNSYDGTGRTKPKPNLRADESPEKVTVVPKFGDWDENNPASADGYTHIFNKVREERSTGANNVSGSSRTPTHPNSRNSPSSSSKCCCFGFGGK